One Glycine max cultivar Williams 82 chromosome 4, Glycine_max_v4.0, whole genome shotgun sequence DNA segment encodes these proteins:
- the LOC100804348 gene encoding 50S ribosomal protein L18 has protein sequence MLKQAIGRIFRTGVYACEGNRVLPWIYVPSSFFHHGQAHMAPRSFFGVEDFLDDDNSRPYTYQKGKKSKNPNKHISFKQRTIAYMEPFTLDVFISKRFVSASLTHRVTSKQVAVAGTNSKDIKAVLRSRSDIPACIAIGRILAERAKEADVYTGSYTPRDRDKFEGKIRAVVQSLIDNGIDIKVYLD, from the exons ATGTTGAAACAAGCAATTGGCAGAATCTTCAGAACCGGTGTTTATGCTTGTGAAGGAAATAGAGTTTTGCCTTGGATTTATGTGCCTTCGAGCTTTTTCCACCATGGACAA GCGCACATGGCACCTAGAAGCTTTTTTGGGGTAGAGGATTTCCTTGATGATGACAATAGCCGACCTTACACATACCAAAAAGGGAAGAagtcaaagaatccaaataaGCACATATCATTCAAACAAAGAACAATTGCCTACATGGAACCTTTTACACTTGATGTGTTTATCTCAAAGCGCTTTGTATCGGCTTCACTCACTCATAGGGTAACAAGCAAACAGGTTGCAGTTGCCGGGACCAACTCCAAGGACATAAAAGCTGTTCTTAGGTCTCGTTCAGACATACCAGCATGCATAGCAATTGGTAGGATTTTAGCTGAAAGAGCAAAAGAAGCTGATGTTTACACTGGTTCTTATACTCCAAGGGACAGGGACAAGTTTGAAGGGAAAATCAGAGCTGTAGTTCAATCACTTATTGATAATGGGATTGATATCAAGgtttatcttgattga